A single region of the Haladaptatus paucihalophilus DX253 genome encodes:
- a CDS encoding FkbM family methyltransferase has product MRDLERWAAQSRLWNLCKQAGIAPAIATLYWHAKLALHLWSVPVTVGGYTVEFATDSRTEYSRVTSLVGEQPVIESLLNDVRESDVVYDIGANIGTHTCFVGKRLDSGVVVAFEPMPTNAIRLRHNLSANVPVSRWDIAEFALSDEDGAGSLAVESRNYGEGKHALSVDGELEIDVFQGKTLVETGRYPAPDILKIDVEGAELQVLRGFDDILSDVRVVYAELHHELSEQYDTSTAEIEAYLREHGFDVERLSERSDAYHIRAVNSRGTEPK; this is encoded by the coding sequence ATGCGTGATTTGGAGCGATGGGCCGCCCAAAGCCGCCTGTGGAATCTCTGTAAACAGGCGGGTATCGCGCCAGCAATTGCGACACTCTACTGGCACGCCAAACTGGCACTCCATCTCTGGTCCGTCCCCGTGACCGTCGGGGGATATACGGTCGAATTCGCCACCGACTCTCGGACCGAATATTCCCGCGTGACATCGCTCGTCGGCGAACAACCCGTCATCGAGTCGTTGCTGAACGATGTCCGCGAATCGGACGTGGTGTACGACATCGGCGCCAACATCGGGACACACACCTGTTTCGTCGGGAAACGGCTCGATAGCGGCGTGGTCGTCGCGTTCGAACCGATGCCGACGAATGCGATTCGACTTCGACACAACCTCTCCGCAAACGTTCCCGTCAGCCGATGGGATATCGCCGAGTTCGCCCTCTCGGACGAGGACGGTGCGGGCTCACTCGCCGTCGAGAGCCGAAACTACGGCGAGGGAAAACACGCCCTTTCGGTCGATGGCGAGCTCGAAATCGACGTGTTTCAAGGGAAAACGCTGGTCGAGACGGGACGGTACCCCGCACCGGATATCCTCAAAATAGACGTCGAAGGTGCCGAACTCCAAGTTCTCCGTGGATTCGACGATATTCTATCCGACGTTCGCGTCGTCTACGCGGAACTTCACCACGAGTTGAGCGAACAGTACGACACCTCGACAGCGGAAATCGAAGCGTATCTCCGCGAACACGGTTTCGACGTCGAACGCCTCAGCGAGCGCTCGGACGCGTACCATATCCGCGCGGTAAACTCCCGAGGTACCGAGCCGAAGTGA
- a CDS encoding glycosyltransferase — translation MNVLFLPNHDDNPYQLLLADALESHGVSVSRGSASGLAPVLSGVARNDPDVLHFHWLHQFVIGRTRTRSYVAAVRFAFEVLISKLLGISIVWTVHNVLQHERHFPRFERRVRALFARQCDEIIVHSPAARDRVMSAYDLPDEHEERITVVSHGNYVGSYENEVSRAEAREHFGFGDDEMVYLFFGNVRSYKNVPKLVETFRTIDDEDARLVIAGNPPNDRKESAKLARGCRADDRVRTDFTYIPDDEIQLYMNAADSVVLPFTRVLTSGSVILAMSFGKPVIAPRLGCLPDVLGPKTELLYDPDDPSGLRTAMKRAPTLDLDEIGRQTRERAMSFDWDVVGERTAAVYRSATDDRPVETLLPESDAYDATVRSSAETVTDGGADGASDGETVDVTAGPSANGRNTREERR, via the coding sequence ATGAACGTGTTGTTTCTTCCGAATCACGACGACAATCCGTACCAACTGCTGCTGGCGGATGCGCTCGAATCACACGGCGTCTCCGTCTCGCGTGGGAGTGCTAGCGGCCTCGCTCCCGTTCTCTCCGGAGTCGCACGAAACGACCCGGACGTGTTGCATTTCCACTGGCTCCACCAGTTCGTAATCGGGCGAACGCGAACGCGGAGCTATGTGGCCGCGGTCCGCTTCGCCTTCGAAGTGCTGATTTCGAAGTTGCTCGGCATCTCCATCGTCTGGACGGTTCACAACGTTCTTCAGCACGAGCGGCACTTCCCACGATTCGAACGGCGCGTGCGCGCGCTGTTCGCCCGGCAATGTGACGAGATAATCGTCCACAGTCCGGCCGCACGCGACCGTGTGATGAGCGCGTACGACCTCCCGGACGAACACGAGGAGCGAATCACGGTCGTCTCTCACGGGAACTACGTCGGGAGTTACGAAAACGAGGTCAGCCGAGCCGAAGCCCGCGAGCACTTCGGATTCGGCGACGACGAGATGGTGTACCTCTTTTTCGGGAACGTGCGGTCGTACAAGAACGTCCCGAAACTGGTGGAGACGTTCCGCACCATCGACGACGAGGATGCTCGTCTCGTCATCGCCGGAAATCCGCCGAACGACCGCAAGGAGAGCGCGAAACTCGCGCGGGGATGCCGGGCCGACGACCGCGTTCGAACCGACTTCACCTACATCCCCGACGACGAGATTCAGCTGTACATGAACGCGGCGGATTCGGTCGTCCTGCCGTTTACGCGCGTTCTCACGTCCGGGAGCGTCATCCTCGCCATGTCGTTCGGAAAGCCGGTCATCGCGCCGCGACTCGGCTGTCTACCCGACGTGCTCGGGCCGAAAACCGAACTGCTGTACGACCCTGACGACCCGAGCGGCCTTCGGACGGCGATGAAACGCGCACCGACGCTCGACCTCGACGAAATCGGGCGGCAAACGCGCGAGCGCGCGATGTCGTTCGACTGGGATGTCGTCGGCGAACGGACGGCGGCGGTGTATCGGTCGGCGACCGACGACCGGCCGGTCGAGACGCTGTTGCCCGAAAGCGATGCGTACGACGCGACGGTACGCAGTTCGGCGGAAACGGTCACCGACGGCGGCGCGGACGGTGCGTCGGACGGCGAAACGGTGGATGTGACGGCTGGACCGAGCGCGAACGGGCGGAACACGAGGGAGGAGAGACGATGA
- a CDS encoding lipopolysaccharide biosynthesis protein, which yields MSGRSPIELLRWVKATLTPGDDISGRAVTSGIWASMANVIGRGLQLVKLVVLANILTPVQFGLVAYALLTLAAMRRFSNLGIKQALIQKEEDNINEYLDTAWTLSAVRGAILASIGFLAAPYIARDFFGAQPPATQVIQVMSLVPLITGIQNPGIVYFRKDLDYDKQFVYLVGKAVAAVSVTIGLALLWGNVWSLVVGDIAGVVVATSLSYVLHGYRPWPSIDMDQTRELVGYGKWITASGIIVFLITEGDDVFVGWLLGSAAIGLYQYSYKVSNAPATEVTKVLTSVIFPTYSKLQNDAANLRRAFFKTVQLTTFISIPLAAGIVAVAPAFVHAFLGPEWVPAIPIMQLLAVWGLLRSIGATTGPLFQAVGKPDLATKIQVGKLAIILLTIYPATAAYGVIGTSAVIVGNSVLFSEPVSTYLAVREVEGSYRQFLRLLLYPLVASIGMVAVVVFVGTKVPVGGIPKFGIMVATGVVVYGAAIVTMELWGNYGIRDVFRTMVGAVGE from the coding sequence ATGAGCGGACGGTCGCCAATCGAACTGCTTCGATGGGTGAAAGCGACGTTGACGCCGGGTGACGACATCTCGGGTCGTGCGGTGACGAGCGGTATCTGGGCGTCGATGGCGAACGTCATCGGACGCGGCCTGCAACTGGTCAAACTCGTCGTGCTCGCCAACATTCTGACTCCGGTGCAGTTCGGGTTGGTCGCATACGCGCTGTTGACGTTGGCGGCGATGCGCCGCTTTTCGAACCTCGGCATCAAGCAGGCACTCATTCAGAAAGAGGAGGACAACATCAACGAGTACCTCGACACCGCGTGGACGCTATCGGCGGTTCGCGGGGCGATACTGGCCTCCATCGGGTTCCTCGCGGCACCGTACATCGCGCGGGACTTCTTCGGCGCGCAACCGCCAGCGACGCAGGTGATTCAGGTGATGTCGTTGGTGCCGTTGATAACCGGGATTCAGAACCCCGGCATCGTCTACTTCCGCAAGGATTTGGACTACGACAAGCAGTTCGTCTACCTCGTCGGCAAAGCGGTCGCCGCGGTGAGCGTGACCATCGGATTGGCGTTGCTCTGGGGCAACGTGTGGTCGCTCGTGGTCGGCGACATCGCGGGCGTGGTGGTGGCGACGTCGCTGTCGTACGTCCTCCACGGATACCGCCCGTGGCCGAGCATCGATATGGACCAGACGCGGGAACTCGTGGGATACGGAAAGTGGATTACGGCATCGGGAATCATCGTCTTCCTCATCACGGAAGGGGACGACGTGTTCGTCGGATGGTTGCTCGGCAGCGCCGCTATCGGCCTCTATCAGTACTCGTACAAGGTGTCGAACGCCCCGGCGACCGAAGTGACGAAGGTGCTGACGAGCGTCATCTTCCCGACGTACTCGAAGCTACAGAACGACGCCGCGAACCTCCGCCGCGCGTTCTTCAAGACGGTGCAACTGACCACGTTCATCTCGATTCCGTTGGCGGCGGGCATCGTGGCGGTCGCACCCGCGTTCGTTCACGCGTTCCTCGGTCCGGAGTGGGTGCCTGCGATTCCCATCATGCAGTTGCTCGCGGTGTGGGGGCTGCTCCGGTCCATCGGAGCGACGACCGGCCCGCTGTTCCAGGCGGTCGGCAAACCCGACCTCGCCACCAAGATACAGGTCGGAAAGCTCGCCATCATCCTGTTGACCATCTACCCGGCGACCGCGGCGTACGGGGTCATCGGAACGAGCGCGGTCATCGTCGGCAACTCCGTTCTGTTCTCCGAGCCGGTTTCGACCTACCTCGCCGTCCGCGAAGTGGAAGGGAGCTACAGGCAGTTCCTTCGCCTCCTGTTGTACCCGCTCGTGGCGAGCATCGGAATGGTAGCGGTCGTGGTCTTCGTCGGGACGAAAGTACCCGTCGGCGGTATCCCGAAGTTCGGAATCATGGTCGCAACGGGCGTCGTCGTGTACGGTGCCGCCATCGTCACCATGGAGCTGTGGGGGAACTACGGAATCCGCGACGTGTTCCGGACGATGGTCGGTGCTGTCGGGGAGTGA
- a CDS encoding asparagine synthase-related protein, with the protein MNKEIFGVFGDRDEFERFRSEREFDDIVTSNVATVGIRDTGLGIPGRSASYSGELGSCIIWGEAYPNKRGWSEPARWLLEQYAENGVDAIRSLNGSYLAFIEHDGDTIVLTDSIRSWECFYTDDPGVRVFGSDAAEVAKTIDNPTMRRQSVGEFLHMGVVLGDKTLFHELHRAPFDGYLTPDEAGELDRFVYEEREMDYASELADRMQRAIRLRSRQPGKKGLLLSAGYDSRTLLSQLPDLDHSYTVGMPDAQEVKVARRLAKQYNVDHTTLVTNDRYITPGEQKVRDTQGIKESIHIHHAGYNSEMEVDTMYHALLFDTLLKGFGHKRTELKLFGKTIPTKKMESDPDPIEASLDNFGYLPDRSRKVAEKYTSDPDAAGKFVRQAIDSEFDRCWKRTDSVQNALALFSIRNQPTIPSRTHLADNYLESFIAADTELLEWHLQTPPEYRNTSTFIRAIRQLDEDLFRHRPPDRPYTSTFLSQMEQFVRRKLPFITEFQPAWPDRQKVYDRYNLDQRLFPENETIHDLPSRHKLRINDMVGWVAQCSENMVNPTDVLHMPTEAQGTDDAGSKRRGADEVRSEN; encoded by the coding sequence ATGAACAAAGAGATATTTGGTGTCTTCGGTGATCGAGACGAGTTCGAACGGTTCCGCTCCGAGCGGGAGTTCGACGATATCGTGACGAGCAACGTTGCGACCGTCGGAATTCGAGATACGGGACTCGGAATTCCCGGTCGGAGTGCCTCGTACTCGGGCGAACTCGGGTCGTGTATCATCTGGGGAGAGGCGTACCCCAACAAACGCGGGTGGTCCGAACCCGCCCGCTGGCTGTTGGAACAGTACGCCGAAAACGGAGTGGACGCCATCAGGTCGCTCAACGGGTCGTACCTCGCGTTCATCGAACACGACGGGGACACCATCGTGCTCACCGACTCTATCCGGTCGTGGGAGTGTTTCTACACCGACGACCCCGGCGTGCGCGTGTTCGGGTCCGACGCGGCGGAGGTCGCAAAGACCATCGACAACCCGACGATGCGCCGACAGTCGGTCGGCGAGTTCCTTCACATGGGCGTCGTTCTCGGCGACAAAACGCTGTTTCACGAGCTCCACCGCGCGCCGTTCGACGGCTATCTCACCCCGGACGAGGCGGGCGAACTCGACCGGTTCGTCTACGAGGAGCGGGAGATGGACTACGCGAGCGAACTCGCGGACCGGATGCAGCGTGCGATTCGACTCCGTTCGCGTCAGCCGGGCAAGAAGGGTCTGTTGCTGTCGGCGGGGTACGATTCGCGGACGCTGCTGTCACAGCTTCCCGACCTCGACCACAGCTACACCGTCGGAATGCCGGACGCACAGGAGGTGAAGGTCGCCCGGCGCTTGGCGAAACAGTACAACGTGGACCACACGACGCTGGTGACGAACGACCGGTACATCACGCCCGGGGAACAGAAGGTGCGCGACACGCAGGGCATCAAGGAGTCCATCCACATCCATCACGCGGGCTACAACAGCGAGATGGAAGTGGACACGATGTATCACGCCCTGCTGTTCGACACGCTGTTGAAGGGATTCGGTCACAAGCGAACCGAGTTGAAGCTGTTCGGAAAGACCATCCCGACGAAGAAGATGGAGTCGGACCCCGACCCGATCGAGGCGTCGCTCGACAACTTCGGCTACCTTCCCGATCGGAGCAGGAAGGTCGCGGAGAAGTACACGTCCGACCCTGACGCCGCCGGAAAGTTCGTCCGGCAAGCCATCGATTCGGAGTTCGACCGCTGCTGGAAGCGGACCGACTCCGTGCAGAACGCTCTCGCGCTGTTCAGCATCCGGAACCAGCCGACGATTCCGTCGCGGACCCACCTCGCGGATAACTACCTCGAATCGTTCATCGCGGCCGACACGGAGCTGCTGGAGTGGCACCTGCAAACGCCGCCGGAGTACCGGAACACGTCGACGTTCATCCGAGCGATTCGGCAGCTGGACGAGGACCTGTTCCGCCACCGTCCTCCGGACCGGCCGTACACGTCGACGTTCTTGTCCCAGATGGAGCAGTTCGTGCGCCGAAAACTCCCGTTCATCACGGAGTTCCAACCCGCGTGGCCCGACCGACAGAAGGTGTATGACCGCTACAACTTGGACCAGCGGTTGTTCCCCGAAAACGAGACGATTCACGACCTTCCGTCGCGTCACAAGCTCCGGATCAACGATATGGTCGGCTGGGTCGCGCAGTGTTCGGAGAACATGGTCAACCCGACGGACGTTCTGCACATGCCGACCGAGGCACAGGGAACCGACGACGCGGGGTCGAAGCGGCGCGGAGCCGACGAAGTACGGTCGGAAAACTGA
- a CDS encoding DUF1616 domain-containing protein encodes MSTNSRWWFLDLVLALMLTAVGGVAAYVELGGRVRVALVLPLVVFLPGYVLISALFPEGSEGETRTFGSGNDDAAYAVGGPERVALAAALSVAVVPMIAALSNFTPWGVRVHPILYGIVGFTAIFGVIAFIRRLRVPAERRYSPGVPGLLFNPSGRSGSGVTVALNVGIVIAFLLLASSVGFAVLNPPQGKAFTEFYVSNTNDVNSKTNTMYDTDLAADGVTVSVHNHERERTEYTVVAVIQQVDGGEVTKQSQFAKEQVTVDAGEKKQVKLTGDPAFTGENVRVQLLLYKGSASGEPYMKARAWVSSRSGLSEQTDTGSDTQKSDSGTSSDGGDDQQTTEQQQTTQRQTTEQQRTTQQQTTRRQTTQQQTTSTSSQPPSTTTTTTSTGTTTTGTTTTTTTTTTTDDGGFFS; translated from the coding sequence ATGAGTACGAATAGCCGCTGGTGGTTTCTCGACCTCGTACTAGCGCTTATGCTGACCGCTGTCGGCGGAGTAGCGGCGTATGTTGAACTCGGTGGACGAGTACGTGTCGCCCTCGTACTCCCGCTCGTCGTCTTTCTCCCGGGATACGTTCTCATCTCGGCACTGTTCCCGGAGGGCAGCGAGGGCGAAACACGGACGTTCGGATCGGGGAACGACGACGCCGCGTACGCCGTCGGCGGACCCGAGCGGGTGGCGCTCGCGGCCGCGCTCAGCGTCGCCGTCGTCCCCATGATCGCCGCGCTTTCGAACTTCACGCCGTGGGGCGTTCGCGTGCATCCGATTCTGTACGGCATCGTCGGGTTCACCGCGATTTTCGGAGTTATCGCGTTCATACGGCGACTGCGCGTCCCGGCCGAGCGACGATATTCGCCCGGGGTACCCGGCTTGCTGTTCAATCCGAGCGGCCGTTCGGGAAGCGGCGTAACGGTAGCGCTGAACGTCGGCATCGTAATCGCGTTCCTCCTGCTGGCGTCGAGCGTCGGGTTCGCGGTGCTCAACCCACCACAGGGGAAGGCGTTCACGGAATTCTACGTGAGCAACACGAACGACGTGAACAGCAAGACGAATACGATGTACGACACCGACCTCGCCGCTGACGGCGTGACGGTCAGCGTTCACAATCACGAGCGAGAGCGGACGGAGTACACCGTCGTCGCGGTCATCCAGCAGGTCGATGGGGGAGAGGTCACGAAGCAATCCCAGTTCGCCAAAGAGCAGGTGACGGTCGATGCCGGGGAGAAAAAGCAGGTGAAACTCACCGGCGACCCGGCGTTCACCGGCGAGAACGTCCGCGTCCAACTCCTCCTGTACAAGGGGTCTGCGTCGGGCGAACCGTACATGAAGGCTCGCGCGTGGGTTTCCTCGCGGAGCGGGCTCTCAGAACAGACGGATACGGGAAGCGATACCCAAAAGTCTGACAGCGGAACGAGTAGCGACGGCGGAGACGACCAACAGACGACGGAACAACAGCAAACGACACAACGGCAAACGACGGAACAACAACGGACGACACAACAGCAGACGACGAGGCGGCAAACGACACAACAGCAAACGACGTCGACGAGTTCGCAACCGCCATCGACGACCACCACCACGACTTCGACGGGGACCACTACGACGGGAACCACAACGACGACTACCACTACGACGACTACCGACGACGGCGGCTTCTTCTCGTAA
- a CDS encoding NAD-dependent epimerase/dehydratase family protein — MHGKRVLVTGGGGFIGSNLANHLAEENDVIAIDDGYLGTEENLDEAVEFQERSVLEDDLPTDVDVVFHLAALSSYAMHEENPTKGVRVNVEGFVNTVEQARKDGCDTVVYATTSSIYGSRTEPSPEDMDVEARTGYEASKLARERYAEYFAHHYDMNMAGMRFFSVYQGYGGAEEHKGEFANIIAQFADDIANGDSPEIYGDGSQTRDFTHVSDIVSGLELAAENELTGVYNLGTGESYDFDTVVEYINEELGTDVEPVYVENPIPEDVYVHDTMADVSKFTEATGWEPEITFEEGVRRVCSQYQ, encoded by the coding sequence ATGCACGGAAAACGCGTCCTCGTCACCGGGGGTGGCGGATTTATCGGTTCGAATCTCGCCAATCATCTCGCCGAAGAGAACGACGTTATCGCCATCGACGACGGCTATCTCGGAACCGAAGAAAACCTCGATGAGGCGGTCGAATTCCAGGAACGAAGCGTTCTCGAAGACGATTTGCCGACGGACGTGGACGTCGTCTTCCACCTCGCGGCACTGTCTTCCTACGCGATGCACGAGGAGAACCCGACGAAGGGCGTTCGGGTGAACGTCGAGGGATTCGTCAACACCGTCGAACAGGCCCGAAAGGACGGCTGTGATACCGTCGTCTACGCGACCACCTCCTCCATCTACGGAAGCCGAACGGAACCGTCCCCGGAAGATATGGACGTGGAAGCTCGAACCGGCTACGAGGCGTCCAAACTGGCCCGCGAACGATATGCGGAATACTTCGCCCACCACTACGACATGAACATGGCCGGAATGCGGTTTTTCTCCGTCTATCAGGGCTACGGCGGCGCGGAAGAACACAAGGGCGAGTTCGCCAACATCATCGCCCAGTTCGCCGACGACATCGCGAACGGTGACTCGCCGGAGATCTACGGCGACGGCAGTCAGACGCGCGATTTTACGCACGTCTCTGATATCGTCAGCGGTCTCGAACTCGCGGCCGAGAACGAACTCACCGGCGTCTACAACCTCGGCACGGGCGAAAGTTACGACTTCGATACCGTCGTCGAGTACATCAACGAGGAACTCGGAACCGACGTGGAACCGGTGTACGTCGAGAACCCCATCCCGGAGGACGTGTACGTCCACGACACGATGGCCGACGTGAGCAAGTTCACCGAAGCCACCGGCTGGGAACCGGAGATTACCTTCGAGGAAGGCGTCCGTCGCGTCTGCTCCCAGTACCAGTAG
- a CDS encoding DUF354 domain-containing protein gives MKVFVTIQHPAHVHFFRNAIAELEADDHDVHVFAREKEMAVELLRRYDISHEVLAGTASGLSQLARVQATYEARLLRRAVQLKPDVITAIGGVAAAHVAKVTGARSAIFYDTEHAKLIQNLAFPFADAVYTPDCYTRNVGSKQVRYPGYHELAYLHPDRFTPDPTVVEDLGLDPDETFTVLRLVEWGASHDVGQGGFDDVHDVVERLEDAGSEVLITSERTLPSSLESRRATVPPHRMHDLLAFADLFVGEGATMAAESAVLGTPAIYVNTLTMGYTDELDERYELLFNYQQEDRHARALEQAVSILEGDADWQERRQRLLDDKVDTTDVILRAITGRSGNARGRTAQTGAEV, from the coding sequence ATGAAGGTGTTCGTCACCATTCAGCACCCGGCACACGTTCACTTCTTCCGCAACGCCATCGCGGAACTGGAGGCGGACGACCACGACGTGCACGTCTTCGCCCGCGAGAAGGAGATGGCGGTCGAACTTCTCCGACGATACGATATCAGCCACGAAGTGCTGGCCGGTACCGCCTCGGGGCTCTCACAACTGGCGCGAGTACAGGCGACCTACGAGGCACGCCTGCTCCGCCGCGCGGTCCAGTTGAAGCCCGACGTGATAACCGCTATCGGCGGCGTCGCGGCCGCGCACGTGGCGAAAGTTACGGGTGCACGAAGCGCCATCTTCTACGACACGGAACACGCGAAGCTCATCCAGAACCTCGCGTTCCCGTTCGCGGACGCCGTTTACACCCCTGATTGCTATACGAGAAACGTCGGCTCGAAACAGGTGCGGTATCCCGGGTATCACGAACTCGCGTATCTCCACCCCGACCGCTTCACCCCCGACCCGACGGTGGTCGAAGACCTCGGCCTCGACCCGGACGAGACGTTCACCGTCCTTCGTCTCGTCGAGTGGGGTGCCTCACACGACGTTGGGCAGGGCGGATTCGACGACGTGCACGACGTAGTAGAGCGGTTGGAGGACGCCGGTTCCGAGGTGCTCATCACCTCGGAGCGGACGCTCCCCTCGTCGCTCGAATCGCGCCGGGCGACCGTTCCGCCTCATCGGATGCACGACCTACTCGCCTTCGCCGACCTGTTCGTCGGCGAGGGTGCGACGATGGCCGCTGAGAGTGCCGTTCTCGGCACCCCGGCAATCTACGTCAACACGCTCACGATGGGATACACGGACGAACTGGACGAGCGCTACGAACTCCTGTTCAACTATCAACAGGAGGACCGACACGCGCGAGCGCTCGAACAAGCAGTCTCCATCCTTGAAGGCGACGCCGACTGGCAGGAACGTCGGCAGCGACTTCTCGACGACAAGGTGGACACGACGGACGTCATTTTGCGTGCGATTACGGGACGTTCCGGGAACGCACGCGGTCGGACGGCGCAGACCGGCGCGGAGGTTTAA
- a CDS encoding glycosyltransferase family 2 protein, whose product MYEGHTIGVVVPAYNEEGFVGDVLDSLPDFVDRVYVVDDASTDGTWDEIRAHAAIERAPRAGESDDTDGQVVAIQHEVNRGAGAAIKTGYLAAREDQTDITVTIDADGQMDPGMMTRFLDPIVAGDADYAKGNRLSNPEFRHEMPRFRLLGNWMLTWLTRIASGYWDVTDPQNGYTAISLPALEAIDLEGMYEYYGYCNDILVKLNVAGMRVADVDMPATYGDEESSIEYNDYIPKVSLMLLRNFLWRLGSRYRTHPLGIAYLVGIVSGVVGIALGVRAAGATLTGSESDDGRKSLTSLVVGVVGIIVGVVLDRRENT is encoded by the coding sequence ATGTACGAAGGGCACACGATAGGCGTCGTCGTGCCCGCGTACAACGAAGAAGGGTTCGTTGGCGATGTCCTCGACTCGCTTCCCGACTTCGTAGACCGCGTCTATGTTGTTGACGACGCCTCGACTGACGGTACGTGGGACGAAATTAGAGCACACGCGGCAATCGAACGTGCGCCGCGTGCTGGCGAGAGTGACGACACCGACGGACAGGTCGTCGCCATCCAGCACGAAGTGAACAGAGGTGCCGGTGCGGCCATCAAGACGGGGTATCTCGCCGCCCGCGAGGACCAGACCGACATCACCGTCACTATCGACGCGGACGGCCAGATGGACCCCGGTATGATGACGCGGTTTCTCGACCCCATCGTGGCGGGGGACGCGGACTACGCGAAAGGGAACCGCCTTTCGAATCCCGAATTCCGCCACGAGATGCCGCGGTTTCGCCTGCTCGGCAACTGGATGCTGACGTGGCTGACGCGCATCGCCAGCGGCTACTGGGACGTGACGGACCCGCAGAACGGTTACACCGCGATTTCGCTCCCCGCGCTCGAAGCCATCGACCTCGAAGGGATGTACGAGTACTACGGCTACTGCAACGACATCCTCGTGAAACTGAACGTGGCCGGAATGCGCGTGGCGGACGTGGACATGCCCGCGACCTACGGCGACGAGGAGAGTAGCATCGAGTACAACGACTACATTCCGAAGGTGTCGCTCATGCTCCTCAGGAACTTCCTCTGGCGGCTCGGGTCGCGCTATCGCACCCATCCCCTCGGTATCGCCTACCTCGTCGGCATCGTTAGCGGCGTTGTCGGTATCGCGCTCGGCGTTCGGGCCGCTGGCGCGACGCTCACCGGTTCGGAGAGCGACGACGGCCGAAAATCACTCACGTCGCTCGTCGTCGGCGTGGTCGGCATCATCGTCGGGGTCGTTCTCGACCGGAGGGAGAACACATGA